A window of Corticium candelabrum chromosome 3, ooCorCand1.1, whole genome shotgun sequence contains these coding sequences:
- the LOC134176839 gene encoding upstream stimulatory factor 1-like has protein sequence MLEPSSDEKADAPSEATQQEVITETHDQHEEVAAMLQLPYTAQQDQQHEHNNVAAVAAAAAIPRLIPHVQVAPTAVGEISALTTQQIEADGGVVFISQAAATGGGGGAESGGAAAQVVTSSQGVDDVTVVTRNVVTSAAASQPQLLPAITPMSVGQGQGQQFYLMVPAGSHEAPQVITQNATQRAIAPRAQQAGGKQSVSRSMRDERRRSTHNEVERRRRDKINTWITELAKVVPDCQDDHTKQGQSKGGVLAKTVDYIQDLQQAHARMSEIAQSHERLSMDAQALQTRIVELEHENTALKAKLQSMESQMLQNRVEELEMENATLKAQYSANQTSKIASSEDSAMNTS, from the exons ATGCTCGAGCCTTCAAGCGACGAGAAAGCCGACGCGCCGAGCGAGGCGACCCAACAAGAAGTCATCACCGAGACGCACGATCAACACGAAGAAGTAGCGGCTATGCTACAATTGCCCTACACGGCGCAACAAGATCAGCAACATGAGCACAACAATGTAGCAGCCGTCGCGGCTGCAGCTGCCATTCCGCGCCTCATTCCGCACGTGCAGGTCGCGCCGACGGCCGTCGGTGAGATCTCTGCGCTCACGACGCAGCAGATTGAGGCCGACGGAGGCGTCGTGTTCATCTCGCAAGCCGCGGCGACGGGCGGCGGCGGCGGTGCGGAGTCGGGCGGCGCCGCTGCGCAGGTTGTGACGTCATCGCAGGGTGTTGATGACGTGACGGTTGTCACGAGGAACGTTGTGACGAGCGCGGCGGCCAGTCAGCCGCAGTTGTTGCCGGCGATCACGCCGATGTCGGTTGGACAGGGACAAG GTCAGCAGTTCTATCTGATGGTTCCTGCTGGCAGCCATGAAGCACCACAAGTGATTACTCAGAATGCAACACAAAGAGCAATCGCACCGAGAGCTCAACAAGCAGGAGG GAAACAGTCAGTGTCGCGGAGTATGAGAGACGAAAGAAGACGATCAACTCACAATGAGG TCGAGAGAAGGCGACGCGACAAAATTAACACTTGGATCACTGAACTTGCGAAAGTTGTACCCGATTGTCAGGATGATCACACCAAGCAAGGCCAG TCAAAAGGCGGTGTACTAGCAAAGACGGTCGATTACATCCAAGATCTCCAGCAAGCTCACGCTCGAATGTCCGAAATCGCTCAAAGCCACGAACGTCTCTCGATGGACGCTCAAGCATTACAAACTCGAATCGTAGAACTCGAGCACGAGAACACGGCACTCAAAGCCAAACTACAATCGATGGAAAGCCAGATGCTCCAGAACCGAGTCGAAGAACTGGAAATGGAAAACGCAACCTTGAAGGCACAATACAGCGCCAATCAGACATCGAAAATTGCTTCGTCCGAAGACTCGGCGATGAACACGTCTTGA
- the LOC134176961 gene encoding uncharacterized protein LOC134176961 isoform X1, with the protein MTSSDQHKKTRHFWWQHGVDITEQPHFLLHQLDYERYVEVVHVAVKAVEEKIEEKQKKVAFIWTSVESRSSFTLKDGSVLQTVLSASLQDDDAAQRQSNTFTSEALNAPTSDAFPAAVVQHPATVYTCYSVDHVTFRWRQLQDLCVQNQTHARVDFPVNMIVEPLHDACPIASSSLPNTNKLKEGKETMLSQASLTDSNKLLLLSEMLAKRKEELLQSLKRKKGDDQ; encoded by the exons ATGACAAG TTCAGATCAGCACAAGAAGACAAGGCATTTCTGGTGGCAACACGGAGTGGACATTACTGAACAACCTCATTTCTTGTTGCATCAGCTCGACTATGAGAG ATATGTGGAGGTGGTTCATGTAGCTGTAAAGGCAGTAGAAGAGAAAATagaagagaaacagaaaaag GTTGCTTTCATTTGGACGAGTGTGGAATCACGGTCCTCGTTCACACTCAAA GATGGTTCAGTACTTCAAACAGTATTGAGTGCATCATTACAAGATGATGATGCTGCACAACGTCAGTCAAACACTTTTACATCTGAAGCTCTCAATGCACCAACATCTGACGCTTTTcctgctgctgttgttcaaCATCCAGCGACTGTTTATACGTGTTATTCAgtcgatcacgtgacattcAGATGGAGGCAGTTGCAAGACTTGTGCGTTCAGAatcaaacacatgcacgtgtaGACTTTCCAGTAAACATGATTGTTGAGCCACTGCAT GATGCTTGTCCTATAGCATCATCGTCGTTACCAAACACCAACAAATTAAAAGAAGGCAAGGAGACAATGCTGAGTCAAGCATCTCTCACTGATAGTAACAAACTTTTGTTGTTGAGCGAAATGCTGGCAAAACGTAAAGAAGAGCTTCTTCAATCgttgaagagaaagaaggGTGACGATCAATAA
- the LOC134176961 gene encoding uncharacterized protein LOC134176961 isoform X2, which produces MQPIVNCERQFTRFEFISESGIGKRGKHAGRNDRMQHDDGSVLQTVLSASLQDDDAAQRQSNTFTSEALNAPTSDAFPAAVVQHPATVYTCYSVDHVTFRWRQLQDLCVQNQTHARVDFPVNMIVEPLHDACPIASSSLPNTNKLKEGKETMLSQASLTDSNKLLLLSEMLAKRKEELLQSLKRKKGDDQ; this is translated from the exons ATGCAGCCGATTGTGAATTGTGAACGTCAATTCACTAGATTCGAGTTCATAAGCGAGAGCGGAATAGGAAAACGTGGCAAGCATGCGGGCAGAAATGACAGGATGCAACACGAT GATGGTTCAGTACTTCAAACAGTATTGAGTGCATCATTACAAGATGATGATGCTGCACAACGTCAGTCAAACACTTTTACATCTGAAGCTCTCAATGCACCAACATCTGACGCTTTTcctgctgctgttgttcaaCATCCAGCGACTGTTTATACGTGTTATTCAgtcgatcacgtgacattcAGATGGAGGCAGTTGCAAGACTTGTGCGTTCAGAatcaaacacatgcacgtgtaGACTTTCCAGTAAACATGATTGTTGAGCCACTGCAT GATGCTTGTCCTATAGCATCATCGTCGTTACCAAACACCAACAAATTAAAAGAAGGCAAGGAGACAATGCTGAGTCAAGCATCTCTCACTGATAGTAACAAACTTTTGTTGTTGAGCGAAATGCTGGCAAAACGTAAAGAAGAGCTTCTTCAATCgttgaagagaaagaaggGTGACGATCAATAA
- the LOC134176960 gene encoding uncharacterized protein LOC134176960 isoform X1: MLVECCRVVLCGYTFMCYCYVRMSERDITELNSQLWSAVWNKSRDDVECLLDQGAEVNACDDYGSTVLMKACMYGSKSLVELLLSRGADINRTDIMGRTALMSAARWDHDEIVEILLKSKANAEQKTLDLSRAYRLTANAKVRRRLMKAMVEQKYAVLYAEGTVRPEIMKLCFIGKEGAGKTTLMEALKRGLLKWIFANENQADDPKCEEERTIGINVMTVDIPGVGRVSVWDFAGQGQFHKTHGLFFPSNSFFILLVSLVRGEERRLCSVEELLEELQYWLSFLRASLDAEFIPTVLIAGSHIDYCPGREGVLQRVVDDMRELFKGKINIIEVCFVLDCRRSRSPEMKQLKKVLCDVKQQLQQSAPLYPRLCQPVVSKLLPSLRKKEEDPFMEKATLMERIEQEACPGQEKKVVEKVVDFLDDSGEIAVAGDVAALNPASLHHYAIGPLIASEDFKWHVRSKRKDGTVTREEAETAINHFQRDKKIQVQLDTDKVLTINESLDICFKVEGRDDTYMFPALLPSKDLSVMWKRDESKKVYVGRRQVCSSQTTIFSPSAFGMFQSKVCTTLDKKAQLWRNGLILSQGDEAEFHVECLVAMVDPVRSVNFVCRGGKATEGRCVSLLDIVMSLWRDMLDRYSPGTDYETEYLSRKHLEEHKELKQVAVYSEEEIKEAKATGKGAKAAVKQVVGDERVVESLGDLLVVESETVLVTLSAVAKAVISEGSSQWYSFGTTLGFSKDGIDALCHDKVTPEDKLLAIIVQVKAKQVDSVKTDDMLLEACRHLPNPIDGVVKEKLGL, encoded by the exons ATGTTGGTAGAGTGTTGTCGGGTAGTCTTGTGTGGTTACACGTTCATGTGTTACTGTTATGTTagaatgagtgagagagacatCACAGAATTGAATAGCCAGCTATGGAGCGCTGTGTGgaacaagtcacgtgatgacgTTGAATGTCTATTGGATCAAGGCGCTGAAGTTAATGCGTGTGATGACtat GGAAGTACTGTACTGATGAAAGCTTGTATGTATGGCTCCAAGTCATTAGTTGAGCTTTTGTTGTCTAGAGGGGCAGATATCAACAGAACTGATATTATG GGTAGAACTGCTCTAATGTCTGCAGCACGGTGGGATCATGATGAAATTGTTGAAATTCTATTAAAATCAAAAGCAAATGCTGAACAGAAGACTTTG GATCTAAGTAGAGCCTACAGACTGACTGCTAATGCTAAAGTGAGAAGACGACTGATGAAAGCAATG GTTGAACAGAAGTATGCTGTTCTGTATGCCGAGGGCACAGTGAGACCAGAaatcatgaaattgtgtttcATTGGTAAAGAAGGAGCAGGAAAGACGACACTCATGGAGGCTCTCAAACGAGGATTGTTGAAGTGGATTTTTGCAAACGAGAATCAAGCAGATGACCCAAAATGTGAAGAGGAACGCACGATTGGTATCAACGTGATGACAGTCGATATTCCGGGAGTGGGTCGCGTGTCAGTGTGGGACTTTGCAGGTCAAGGGCAGTTCCACAAAACACACGGCCTTTTCTTTCCCTCCAACTCGTTCTTCATCCTGCTAGTGAGTCTAGTGAGAGGAGAGGAGCGACGACTCTGTAGTGTTGAGGAGTTGCTAGAAGAGCTTCAGTATTGGCTCTCATTTCTCAGAGCCAGTTTGGATGCAGAGTTTATACCCACAGTGTTGATAGCTGGCAGTCACATAGATTACTGTCCAGGGCGTGAGGGTGTCTTGCAGCGTGTGGTCGACGACATGCGTGAGCTGTTCAAAGGCAAGATCAACATCAttgaagtttgttttgttctcgACTGTAGGAGGAGCAGGTCACCTGAAATGAAACAACTAAAGAAAGTTCTCTGTGATGTGAAgcagcagttgcagcag TCTGCTCCTCTGTATCCTCGTCTTTGTCAGCCAGTCGTGTCCAAgttgcttccttctcttcgtaagAAAGAGGAAGATCCGTTCATGGAGAAGGCAACACTGATGGAGAGGATCGAGCAGGAAGCATGTCcaggacaagagaagaaggttGTAGAGAAGGTAGTTGATTTTTTAGATGATTCAGGAGAG ATTGCTGTTGCCGGTGATGTGGCAGCTCTCAATCCTGCATCTCTACATCATTATGCCATCGGTCCTCTCATTGCTTCCGAGGATTTCAAGTGGCATGTCAGGTCAAAGAGGAAGGATGGCACagtaacaagagaagaagcagaaacgGCAATCAATCATTTCCAAAGAGATAAGaagattcaagttcaactcgaCACAGATAAAGTTCTCACTATAAATGAATCTCTTGAtatctgcttcaaagtggaaggcagagacgacacgtacatgtttccagctctcttgccttctaaggatctgtctgtcatgtggaagagagacgagagtaagaaagtgtatgtcggtcgacgtcaagtgtgcagcagtcagacgaccatcttcagtccatctgcatttggcatgtttcaatctaaagttTGCACTACATTAGATAAGAAAGCACAGCTGTGGAGGAATGGACTAATCCTATCACAAGGTGATGAAGCTGAATTTCATGTCGAGTGTTTAGTCGCCATGGTAGATCCTGTTCGTTCTGTCAACTTTGTATGTCGTGGAGGTAAGGCAACAGAAGGAAGATGCGTTTCTCTGCTCGACATtgtcatgtctctttggagagatatgttagacagatacagtccaggcactgactatgagactgaatatctgagcagaaagcatttagaggaacacaaagaactgaaacaagttgcTGTTTACTCTGAGGAGGAAATCAAGGAAGCCAAAGCAACTGGAAAAGGAGCAAAAGCTGCTGTAAAGCAAGTAGTTGGTGATGAGCGAGTCGTAGAAAGTCTTGGTGACTTGCTGGTTGTCGAAAGTGAGACAGTACTAGTGACATTGAGTGCTGTTGCAAAGGCTGTAATATCTGAGGGTTCATCTCAATGGTATTCATTCGGTACAACACTAGGGTTCAGCAAAGATGGTATTGATGCCTTGTGTCATGACAAAGTAACTCCTGAGGATAAATTGTTAGCAATTATTGTCCAAGTGAAGGCAAAACAAGTTGACTCTGTGAAGACTGATGATATGCTCTTGGAGGCATGTCGACATTTGCCAAATCCTATTGATGGTGTGGTCAAGGAAAAACTTGGACTTTAG
- the LOC134176960 gene encoding uncharacterized protein LOC134176960 isoform X2, which translates to MSERDITELNSQLWSAVWNKSRDDVECLLDQGAEVNACDDYGSTVLMKACMYGSKSLVELLLSRGADINRTDIMGRTALMSAARWDHDEIVEILLKSKANAEQKTLDLSRAYRLTANAKVRRRLMKAMVEQKYAVLYAEGTVRPEIMKLCFIGKEGAGKTTLMEALKRGLLKWIFANENQADDPKCEEERTIGINVMTVDIPGVGRVSVWDFAGQGQFHKTHGLFFPSNSFFILLVSLVRGEERRLCSVEELLEELQYWLSFLRASLDAEFIPTVLIAGSHIDYCPGREGVLQRVVDDMRELFKGKINIIEVCFVLDCRRSRSPEMKQLKKVLCDVKQQLQQSAPLYPRLCQPVVSKLLPSLRKKEEDPFMEKATLMERIEQEACPGQEKKVVEKVVDFLDDSGEIAVAGDVAALNPASLHHYAIGPLIASEDFKWHVRSKRKDGTVTREEAETAINHFQRDKKIQVQLDTDKVLTINESLDICFKVEGRDDTYMFPALLPSKDLSVMWKRDESKKVYVGRRQVCSSQTTIFSPSAFGMFQSKVCTTLDKKAQLWRNGLILSQGDEAEFHVECLVAMVDPVRSVNFVCRGGKATEGRCVSLLDIVMSLWRDMLDRYSPGTDYETEYLSRKHLEEHKELKQVAVYSEEEIKEAKATGKGAKAAVKQVVGDERVVESLGDLLVVESETVLVTLSAVAKAVISEGSSQWYSFGTTLGFSKDGIDALCHDKVTPEDKLLAIIVQVKAKQVDSVKTDDMLLEACRHLPNPIDGVVKEKLGL; encoded by the exons atgagtgagagagacatCACAGAATTGAATAGCCAGCTATGGAGCGCTGTGTGgaacaagtcacgtgatgacgTTGAATGTCTATTGGATCAAGGCGCTGAAGTTAATGCGTGTGATGACtat GGAAGTACTGTACTGATGAAAGCTTGTATGTATGGCTCCAAGTCATTAGTTGAGCTTTTGTTGTCTAGAGGGGCAGATATCAACAGAACTGATATTATG GGTAGAACTGCTCTAATGTCTGCAGCACGGTGGGATCATGATGAAATTGTTGAAATTCTATTAAAATCAAAAGCAAATGCTGAACAGAAGACTTTG GATCTAAGTAGAGCCTACAGACTGACTGCTAATGCTAAAGTGAGAAGACGACTGATGAAAGCAATG GTTGAACAGAAGTATGCTGTTCTGTATGCCGAGGGCACAGTGAGACCAGAaatcatgaaattgtgtttcATTGGTAAAGAAGGAGCAGGAAAGACGACACTCATGGAGGCTCTCAAACGAGGATTGTTGAAGTGGATTTTTGCAAACGAGAATCAAGCAGATGACCCAAAATGTGAAGAGGAACGCACGATTGGTATCAACGTGATGACAGTCGATATTCCGGGAGTGGGTCGCGTGTCAGTGTGGGACTTTGCAGGTCAAGGGCAGTTCCACAAAACACACGGCCTTTTCTTTCCCTCCAACTCGTTCTTCATCCTGCTAGTGAGTCTAGTGAGAGGAGAGGAGCGACGACTCTGTAGTGTTGAGGAGTTGCTAGAAGAGCTTCAGTATTGGCTCTCATTTCTCAGAGCCAGTTTGGATGCAGAGTTTATACCCACAGTGTTGATAGCTGGCAGTCACATAGATTACTGTCCAGGGCGTGAGGGTGTCTTGCAGCGTGTGGTCGACGACATGCGTGAGCTGTTCAAAGGCAAGATCAACATCAttgaagtttgttttgttctcgACTGTAGGAGGAGCAGGTCACCTGAAATGAAACAACTAAAGAAAGTTCTCTGTGATGTGAAgcagcagttgcagcag TCTGCTCCTCTGTATCCTCGTCTTTGTCAGCCAGTCGTGTCCAAgttgcttccttctcttcgtaagAAAGAGGAAGATCCGTTCATGGAGAAGGCAACACTGATGGAGAGGATCGAGCAGGAAGCATGTCcaggacaagagaagaaggttGTAGAGAAGGTAGTTGATTTTTTAGATGATTCAGGAGAG ATTGCTGTTGCCGGTGATGTGGCAGCTCTCAATCCTGCATCTCTACATCATTATGCCATCGGTCCTCTCATTGCTTCCGAGGATTTCAAGTGGCATGTCAGGTCAAAGAGGAAGGATGGCACagtaacaagagaagaagcagaaacgGCAATCAATCATTTCCAAAGAGATAAGaagattcaagttcaactcgaCACAGATAAAGTTCTCACTATAAATGAATCTCTTGAtatctgcttcaaagtggaaggcagagacgacacgtacatgtttccagctctcttgccttctaaggatctgtctgtcatgtggaagagagacgagagtaagaaagtgtatgtcggtcgacgtcaagtgtgcagcagtcagacgaccatcttcagtccatctgcatttggcatgtttcaatctaaagttTGCACTACATTAGATAAGAAAGCACAGCTGTGGAGGAATGGACTAATCCTATCACAAGGTGATGAAGCTGAATTTCATGTCGAGTGTTTAGTCGCCATGGTAGATCCTGTTCGTTCTGTCAACTTTGTATGTCGTGGAGGTAAGGCAACAGAAGGAAGATGCGTTTCTCTGCTCGACATtgtcatgtctctttggagagatatgttagacagatacagtccaggcactgactatgagactgaatatctgagcagaaagcatttagaggaacacaaagaactgaaacaagttgcTGTTTACTCTGAGGAGGAAATCAAGGAAGCCAAAGCAACTGGAAAAGGAGCAAAAGCTGCTGTAAAGCAAGTAGTTGGTGATGAGCGAGTCGTAGAAAGTCTTGGTGACTTGCTGGTTGTCGAAAGTGAGACAGTACTAGTGACATTGAGTGCTGTTGCAAAGGCTGTAATATCTGAGGGTTCATCTCAATGGTATTCATTCGGTACAACACTAGGGTTCAGCAAAGATGGTATTGATGCCTTGTGTCATGACAAAGTAACTCCTGAGGATAAATTGTTAGCAATTATTGTCCAAGTGAAGGCAAAACAAGTTGACTCTGTGAAGACTGATGATATGCTCTTGGAGGCATGTCGACATTTGCCAAATCCTATTGATGGTGTGGTCAAGGAAAAACTTGGACTTTAG
- the LOC134177797 gene encoding uncharacterized protein LOC134177797: protein MWAARFDHDEIVEILLKSNANAEQKNEYGDRAYEFARSYKMRRRLMKAMDEQKYAVLYAEGTVRPEIMKLCFIGKEGAGKTTLTEALKRGWLEWAFFANENKPDDPKCEEERTIGINVMTVDIPGVGRLSVWDYAGQGQFHKTHGLFFPSNSIFILLVSLVRGEERRLCSFEELLEELQYWLSFLRASLDAEFIPTVLIAASHIDYCPQRQGVLQRVVDDMRELFKGKINIIEVCFVLDCRRSWTSEIQQLKKVLCDVKRSLQQSAPLYPRLCQPVVSKLLPSLRKKQEDPFMEKATLMERIEQEACPGQEKKVVEKVVDFLDDSGEIAVAGDVVALNPASLHHYAIGPLIASEDFKWHVRSKRKDGTVTREEAETAINHFRKDQKIQVQLNTDKVLTINESLDICFKVEGRDDTYMFPALLSPKDLSVMWKREESKKVYVGRRQVCSSQTTIFSPSAFGMFQSKVCTTLDKKAQLWRNGLITSQGDEAEFHVECLVAMVDPVRSVDFVCRGDTLDRYSPGTDYETGYLSRKHLEEHKELKQVAVYSEEEIKEAKATGKGAKAAVKQVVGVERVVESLGDLLLSELNAEEGNCQFCQSGMLPDYETVRNTVVKHGSSQWYEIAVKLGLNNNKIREETHNKATDGGKLTAVIEAKREQVGKMETVKESLRACHRIHTPIDREVEDELEKKGKEC, encoded by the exons ATGTGGGCAGCACGGTTTGATCATGATGAAATTGTTGAAATTCTATTAAAATCAAATGCAAATGCTGAACAGAAGAATGAG TATGGTGACAGAGCATATGAATTTGCTAGGAGTTACAAAATGAGAAGACGACTGATGAAAGCAATG gatgaacagaagtatgcTGTTCTGTATGCCGAGGGCACAGTGAGACCAGAaatcatgaaattgtgtttcATTGGTAAAGAAGGAGCAGGAAAGACGACACTCACGGAGGCTCTCAAACGAGGATGGTTAGAATGGGCTTTCTTTGCAAATGAGAACAAACCAGATGACCCAAAATGTGAAGAGGAACGCACAATTGGTATCAACGTGATGACAGTCGATATTCCAGGAGTGGGTCGCTTGTCAGTGTGGGACTATGCAGGTCAAGGGCAGTTCCACAAAACACACGGCCTTTTCTTTCCCTCCAACTCGATCTTCATCCTGCTAGTGAGTCTagtgagaggagaggagagacgACTGTGCAGTTTTGAGGAGTTGCTAGAAGAGCTTCAGTATTGGCTCTCATTCCTGAGAGCCAGTTTGGATGCAGAGTTTATACCCACAGTGTTGATAGCTGCCAGTCACATAGATTACTGTCCACAGCGTCAGGGTGTCTTGCAGCGAGTGGTGGACGACATGCGTGAGCTGTTCAAAGGCAAGATCAACATCATTGAAGTTTGTTTTGTCCTCGACTGCAGGAGGAGCTGGACATCTGAAATACAACAACTAAAGAAAGTTCTCTGTGATGTGAAAAGGAGTCTTCAGCAG TCTGCTCCTCTGTATCCTCGTCTTTGTCAGCCAGTCGTGTCCAAgttgcttccttctcttcgtaagaaacaagaagatccGTTCATGGAGAAGGCAACACTGATGGAGAGGATCGAGCAGGAAGCATGTCcaggacaagagaagaaggttGTAGAGAAGGTAGTTGATTTTTTAGATGATTCAGGAGAG ATTGCTGTTGCCGGTGATGTGGtggctctcaatcctgcaTCTCTACATCATTATGCCATCGGTCCTCTCATTGCTTCTGAGGATTTTAAGTGGCATGTCAGGTCAAAGAGGAAGGATGGCACagtaacaagagaagaagcagaaacgGCAATCAATCATTTCCGAAAAGATCAGaagattcaagttcaactcaacacagataAAGTTCTCACTATCAATGAATCTCTTGAtatctgcttcaaagtggaaggcagagacgacacgtacatgtttccagctctCTTGTCTCCtaaggatctgtctgtcatgtggaagagagaggagagtaagaaagtgtatgtcggtcgacgtcaagtgtgcagcagtcagacgaccatcttcagtccgtctgcatttggcatgtttcaatctaaagttTGCACTACATTAGATAAGAAAGCACAGCTGTGGAGGAATGGACTAATCACATCACAAGGTGATGAAGCTGAATTTCATGTCGAGTGTTTGGTTGCCATGGTAGATCCTGTTCGTTCTGTCGACTTTGTATGTCGTGGAG ATACGTTAGACAGATACAGTCCAGGCACTGACTACGAGACTGGAtatctgagcagaaagcatttagaggaacacaaagaactgaaacaagttgcTGTTTACTCTGAAGAGGAAATCAAGGAAGCAAAGGCAACTGGAAAAGGAGCAAAAGCTGCTGTAAAACAAGTAGTTGGTGTTGAACGAGTCGTAGAAAGTCTTGGTGACTTGCTGCTGTCAGAATTGAATGCAGAAGAAGGAAACTGtcaattttgtcaatcag GAATGTTGCCCGATTATGAGACTGTAAGGAATACTGTTGTTAAACACGGCAGTAGTCAGTGGTATGAGATTGCAGTCAAGTTGGGactgaacaacaacaagatcAGAGAAGAAACTCACAACAAAGCTACGGATGGCGGCAAGTTGACGGCTGTTATTGAAGCAAAGAGGGAGCAAGTTGGAAAAATGGAAACAGTGAAGGAGTCGTTGAGAGCTTGTCATCGGATACACACACCGATAGACAGAGAGGTGGAAGATGAATTAGAAAAGAAAG GGAAAGAATGTTAG
- the LOC134177798 gene encoding uncharacterized protein LOC134177798, translating to MPQLWAVLTINFVLYCLCACLVFISFILSDGIRYEFSNSDTLACTSDQGLLQAVITPEQDPTLSGKDAVSFLSNLSLYNIIKRRLFHIFNDQGVTARRQMRLHKRAPSPTKPQHSVPDRRRYKRSLSCSREITHKKRRAFTDFQSTIRFIRLT from the exons ATGCCACAGCTTTGGGCTGTGTTG ACAATCAATTTTGTtctctattgtttgtgtgcttgtcttgTGTTCATCTCTTTTATACTCAGCGATGGCATTCGTTATGAATTCTCAAATTCTGACA CTCTTGCCTGTACCTCTGACCAGGGTCTTCTTCAAGCTGTTATCACTCCAGAGCAAGATCCGACTCTTTCTGGAAAAGACGCCGTTTCCTTTCTGTCTAATTTGTCTCTCTATAACATTATAAAGAGACGATTGTTTCATATTTTTAATGATCAAGGAGTGACAGCAAGAAGGCAAATGCGACTGCACAAGAGAGCACCATCACCTACTAAACCACAGCATTCAGTGCCCGACCGCCGGAGGTATAAACGATCACTATCTTGTAGTCGTGAAATCACCCATAAGAAGCGGAGAGCTTTTACAGACTTTCAATCAACAATCAGATTTATCAGACTTACTTAG